The Planococcus halocryophilus nucleotide sequence CTCTAGCTACGTTAATTAGGCAAGCACTCTCTTTCATCATCGCCAATTCTTTTGCACCAATCATGCCTTTTGTTTCAGGCGTCAAAGGTGTTAAAATCACAACGTAATCTGAGATCTTCAACAATTCCTCAAATTCGGCATACCGAACGTCTTCCAAATTTCTCCGCGTCCGATTGTGATACAAGATGTCCATCCCGAATCCTTTGGCACGCCGAGCTACAGCTTCACCAATGCGACCCATCCCGATAATTCCAAGCGTAGCTCCACCCACATTTTGGCCTGTCATACCCATTGGCGTCCATGACTGCCATTTTCCTGAGCGAACTGTTTTTTCTGCTTCTATCACTCTTCGAGCAGTGGCCAATAATAAGGCAAATGTTAAATCTGCAGTCGATTCCGTTAACACTTCGGGTGTATTTGTAACCGTCACACCATGTTTGTGTGCGGCTTCTAGATCGATATTATTGTAGCCAACAGCTAAATTACTAACAATTTTCAAGTTAGGGGCGGCTTCAAAAACCTCGCTATCCACTCGATCAGACAACATGGTCCAAAGTGCATGCGCTTCTTTTGCTTCTTCAAGCAATTTCTCACGCGGAGCAGGTGTATTTTCTTCCGGCCACATTCGAACTTCGTATTGTTCTTTTAATTCGGCTACTGCTTGATCTGGTAACTTTTGAGTAATGAATACAATTGGCTTCATAACCATCCTCCGTCCATTATTGTTACACAATTATAACAATTAAAAAAACTGCCGGCAATTGCCAGCAGTTTTCTACTCGTTACTTGATCTTGTTTTCCTAATGTAATACCAAACAGCTGCTATAACGCTTAATGCGATTAAGACATAAACTGCATTCGAATAAAGCGATAATTGGCGCATAATTTGCTGTCGGTTATCACCTACTGCTTCACCGACAAACACCAATACCGTATTCCATAGTAAGGTTCCGAGTGTAGTAAAAGTAATAAAAATCCATACTTTCATATTCGACATTCCTGCTGGAATCGAAATCAAACTGCGTACTAACGGAACTAACCTTCCGAAAAACACCGTCCAAACACCAAAACGGTCGAACCAACTATCAGCTTTATGTATATCTTCTTTTTTCACGCGCAGCCAATTGCCATACTTATCAATAATTTTCTCCAGCCGTTTTACATCCACAAGTAATCCAACGCCATACAACATCATCGCTCCACTCACAGAGCCGGCCGTTGAAGCTGCTATTACTCCTGGTATGGTCATGGTCGTAGTGGTTGTCATAAATCCGCCGACCGTCAAAACCACTTCTGAAGGAATCGGCGGAAATATATTTTCTAACAGAATGAGAAAAAAGATACCAAAATAGCCATAATCGGACATGACCAAAGTAATCCACTCTTCCATCTAAACACTCCTTTTTAAGTTGGTGATCGAAAATTCATTGTGACCGACCATAATTCTGAGCGACTCCCGATACGAAGTGGAGGTCCCCAAAAACCAAATCCAGAAGACACAAGAAAATGCGTACCTCTTACTAAACGATACCCATAATCGACTTCAAACATTCGCTTTGTCAATAAATGATTGGGCCACATTTGTCCTTTATGCGTATGACCGGATAGATGAAAATCTACCCCTAGTTCACTCGGCGTTTTTAAATCGCCCG carries:
- a CDS encoding DedA family protein produces the protein MEEWITLVMSDYGYFGIFFLILLENIFPPIPSEVVLTVGGFMTTTTTMTIPGVIAASTAGSVSGAMMLYGVGLLVDVKRLEKIIDKYGNWLRVKKEDIHKADSWFDRFGVWTVFFGRLVPLVRSLISIPAGMSNMKVWIFITFTTLGTLLWNTVLVFVGEAVGDNRQQIMRQLSLYSNAVYVLIALSVIAAVWYYIRKTRSSNE
- a CDS encoding 2-hydroxyacid dehydrogenase, producing the protein MKPIVFITQKLPDQAVAELKEQYEVRMWPEENTPAPREKLLEEAKEAHALWTMLSDRVDSEVFEAAPNLKIVSNLAVGYNNIDLEAAHKHGVTVTNTPEVLTESTADLTFALLLATARRVIEAEKTVRSGKWQSWTPMGMTGQNVGGATLGIIGMGRIGEAVARRAKGFGMDILYHNRTRRNLEDVRYAEFEELLKISDYVVILTPLTPETKGMIGAKELAMMKESACLINVARGGIVDEMALYEALKEERIWGAGLDVFEQEPVPIDHPLLTLPNVTVLPHIGSATVQTRLEMMALNAEAIKACFENKSVKNRVC